GGTTGTCGAGTCCCTCGAGGATCAGGCGCATGTAGCTGGTGCCGAGCAGGACGTTCGTGTCCGGGTCGGCGAGCATGCTCTGGCTGTAGTTGCGCAGCCCGATCTGGCCGGCAACCCATTTGCCGGTGGCGGGCATGACCTGCATCAGCCCCTGGGCGCCGGCGCTGGAGCGAGCCGGCACGACGAAGCGGCTTTCCTGGCGCATGAGGCCGTATATCCAGGCCAGGTCGAGCCCCTGGCTGCGCACCTGCGGTTCGATGAGGTCGCGGTAGGGGGTCAGGAAACGCAGTTCGAAGTTCGCACGCGGGTTGGCGAGCTCGGCGGTATTGATCGCGCGGTCGTAGAGTTCGTTGCGCAGGGCGATATGTGCGGCAGCGAGGCGGAAGGGCTCGTCGCGGTCCCGCAGCGCCCAGATCCATTCCCGTATCGCCTCGGTGCGCATGTCCAGTCGGTACAGGGCGAGCGCGCGCTGCAGGCCCGGATCGCTTTCCGCTTCGGCGAGCCGTGCTGCAGGCAGCAGGCCATTTGACGGTGGCGGCGAGAACGGCTGGCCAAGCTCCTCCCCGGCAAGGATGCCGTAGAAGTGCGGTTCGCCGGCAATGCGGGCGAACAGGGTCTCGGCCTCGGTCCGGTTGCCGGTGGCGGCATGCGCGCGCCCGAGCCAGTAGGTCCATTCGGGCGCTTCGCGCTCGCCGTCCGGGAGCGCCTCGATCGCGTCCCGCACGCCCTTCCAGTCGAGCGCGCGCAGGGCGGCACGCACCCGCCAGGCGCGCTGCAGCGGCGTCAGCTCGACGCCGGCCGTCGCGCGGTACAGGCCCAGGGCCTCGGGGAACTGGTCCAGCGCCGCGTGCATCGCGATGACGGCCATCATGTGGCCGCGTTCCTCGCTGCCGAGGCGGTCCTGCAGGCGCAACAGACGATCGTAGGCGCCGCGTGAGTCCTCGCGCGCGACACGCGTCAGTGCGGCGAGCACCAGTTCGCGGCCGCCGCGGGTGACGGAAAAATTGGCGGGCAGGCGGTCGAGCCAGGCGCCCGGCGACTTCAGGGCGTGCTCGACCTGCGCGGCGGCGGGCGCTGCTTCGGCCGGCAGCCAGCGCCAGGTGATGCGCGCGTCGTCCGGCTTGCGCGTGTCGACCTGGCGGCGGGCGCGTTGCCACACCGCGTCCTCGCTGACGCTGCCGGATTCGAACGCGGCGCGCAGCGGGGTGTCGCAGGCGGCAGGGGCGTCGTCCAGGGTGCGCCACTGCTGTGCGACTTCTTCCAGCGCACTGCGGTCGCCGGTCATCAGGCGTGCGGTCCAGGCGGTGCAGCGCATCTCGTAGTCGGGATTGCGCAGCGCCGGGTAGAGGGTGACGAAGCGTGCCCAGTCGCCGTCCTTGGCCAGCCGGCGCAGCCAGTCGGCGCGAAGTCGCTCGGCGAGCACAGTACCGGCTTCCGCGTGCAGGAATGCATCAAGCTCGGCGTCGGGCGCAGGTTCCGGGCGCGCGAGCACGTTCACCAGCCGCCAGTAGCGGACGTAGACATCGAGGACATGGGGTCCAGTGGTCGCGGCCAGCTGCTCCAGCATGCGCTGGTCGCCCTTGCGCAGCGCTTCGCGAGCGGCGACGATGCGGGTGTCGCCGGGTTCGGACACCGTCTGCCCCGGCGCTGCTGTCGATGCAAGCAGTCCGACCGCCAGCAGTGCGGCTGTAACGCCTTTCTTCATGCTCTTCTTGCTCTCCATTGCGACCTACCATACCACAGTGATGACGCCTGTTTTCGACCCCCGGGAGGACCTTGTGCAGCGCCGCAACGGAATGCGGCAAAAGGCCCTGAAAGCGCGGCTGGAACTGCGTGCCGGGGACCGGCAGGAGCTCACCCGACGGCTGCTGTTTCATCTCGATGCGGTGATCCGCGAACTGGCGCCGAGCTCGCTCGGATTCTGCTGGCCCTATCGCGCGGAGCCGGATCTGCGTGACTGGGTCGCGGACTGGCTGACGCAGGGGGAAGAGCGGGTCGCGGCGTTGCCGGTGGTGGTCGAGAAGGACACCGCGATGCATTTCCGGCGCTGGGTGCCGGGGGCGCCGATGGTGCCCGACCGGCATGGCATCCCGCATCCGCTTGACGCAGTGGAAGTGCAGCCCGAGGTAGTGCTGGTGCCGCTGAATGCCTTCGATGCAGCGGGCTACCGCCTGGGCTACGGCGGCGGCTATTTCGACCGCACGCTGGTGCAGATGCGGACGATCGCGATCGGGGTCGGATTCGAGCTGGGACGGGTCGACAGCGTGCTGCCACAACCGCACGACCGGCCGATGAACTGGATCGTCACCGAGGCCGGGGCAGCGCGGGCCGCCTGAGCTGCCGCGGGTTCAGCTGGCGAGGAACAGGCGGTAGGCGGGATTGTCCGTCTCGGCGACGTATTCGTAGCCCAGACGCTGCAGGAAGTCGTCAAACGCCGCCTTGTCGGCCGGCGGTACCTGCATGCCGACGAGCACGCGGCCGAAGTCCGAGCCGTGGTTGCGGTAGTGGAACAGCGAGATGTTCCAGTCCGAGCGCAGGTTGGAGAGGAAATTCATCAGCGCGCCGGGCCGCTCGGGAAAAACGAAGCGATAGACGACCTCGTTCTCGGCCTGCGGCGAGTGGCCGCCCACCATGTAGCGCACGTGGGTCTTGGCCAGCTCGTCGTCGGTGAGATCGAGGGCGGGCAGCTCGTGGCGCTCGAGCATCTCGACCAGGCGGCCGGCCTCGTTGCGGTTGTGAACCGTGACGCCGACGAAGATGTGCGCCTGCCTGGCATCGGCGTAGCGATAGTTGAACTCGGTGATGTTGCGGTTGCCGAGCACGCTGATGAACTTGCGGAACGAACCCGGTTTCTCCGGAATCGTCACCGCCAGCACCGCCTCGCGCTGTTCGCCCAGTTCGGCGCGTTCGGCGACGAAGCGCAGGCGATCGAAGTTCATGTTCGCGCCCGAGGCCACCGCGACCAGGCTCTTGTCGCGCAGCTTGTGGCGCCTGGCGTATTCCTTGGCGCCGGCCACGGCCAGCGCGCCCGCAGGCTCCAGGATGGAGCGGGTGTCTTCGAACACGTCCTTGATCGCCGCGCAGATCGCGTCGTTGTCGACCACGATCATCTCGTCGACGTACTGCTGGCACAGGCGAAAGGTCTCCGCGCCCACTTCCTTGACAGCCGCGCCGTCGGCGAAGATGCCGACCTGATCGAGCGCGATACGCTTGCCCGCCGCCAGCGACTGGGTCATCGCATCGGCGTCGACAGCCTCGACGCCGATGATCTTCGTCTCCGGACGCAGGCGCTTGATGTAGGCCGCCACGCCGGCGATCAGGCCGCCACCGCCGACGCAGCAGAACACCGCGTGGATCGGCTTCGGATGCGCGCGCAGGATCTCCATGCCCACCGTGCCCTGGCCGGCGATCACGTCCGGGTCGTCGAAGGGATGGACGAAGGTGAGCTTCTCTGCCTTCTCGAGTTCGAGGGCGTGCGCGTAGGCGTCGGAGTAGGACTCGCCGGCGAGCACGACCTCGCCGCCGCGCGCCTTGACCGCGTCGATCTTGATTGCCGGCGTGGTGCTCGGCATCACGATCACTGCGCGCACACCGAGCTTGGCCGCCGACAAGGCCACGCCCTGGGCGTGGTTGCCGGCGGAAGCGCAGATCACCCCGCGCTTGAGAGCCTGTGGAGACAGCTTGGCCATCTTGTTGTAGGCCCCGCGGATCTTGAAGCTGAACACCGGCTGCATGTCCTCGCGCTTGAGGAAGATGCGGTTGTGCGCGCGCGCGGACAGATTGGTGGCGAGGTCGAGCGGCGTCTCGACGGCAACGTCGTAGACCTGCGCGTTGAGGATGCGCTCGAGATAATCCGTGGGGGTGCTCATGAGGGGGGCTCGCGGTGAAGCTGAAGCAGCAAAGGGGTCGAGGGTAGCAGCCGATGCGGCGCTGCGGCAAGGCGGGCTGTCACGACGCCGCGCGGCGGAACGCGACGGGGTGCGAGTCAGGCC
This genomic window from Thauera humireducens contains:
- a CDS encoding 5-formyltetrahydrofolate cyclo-ligase; protein product: MLFLLSIATYHTTVMTPVFDPREDLVQRRNGMRQKALKARLELRAGDRQELTRRLLFHLDAVIRELAPSSLGFCWPYRAEPDLRDWVADWLTQGEERVAALPVVVEKDTAMHFRRWVPGAPMVPDRHGIPHPLDAVEVQPEVVLVPLNAFDAAGYRLGYGGGYFDRTLVQMRTIAIGVGFELGRVDSVLPQPHDRPMNWIVTEAGAARAA
- the ilvA gene encoding threonine ammonia-lyase, biosynthetic, which encodes MSTPTDYLERILNAQVYDVAVETPLDLATNLSARAHNRIFLKREDMQPVFSFKIRGAYNKMAKLSPQALKRGVICASAGNHAQGVALSAAKLGVRAVIVMPSTTPAIKIDAVKARGGEVVLAGESYSDAYAHALELEKAEKLTFVHPFDDPDVIAGQGTVGMEILRAHPKPIHAVFCCVGGGGLIAGVAAYIKRLRPETKIIGVEAVDADAMTQSLAAGKRIALDQVGIFADGAAVKEVGAETFRLCQQYVDEMIVVDNDAICAAIKDVFEDTRSILEPAGALAVAGAKEYARRHKLRDKSLVAVASGANMNFDRLRFVAERAELGEQREAVLAVTIPEKPGSFRKFISVLGNRNITEFNYRYADARQAHIFVGVTVHNRNEAGRLVEMLERHELPALDLTDDELAKTHVRYMVGGHSPQAENEVVYRFVFPERPGALMNFLSNLRSDWNISLFHYRNHGSDFGRVLVGMQVPPADKAAFDDFLQRLGYEYVAETDNPAYRLFLAS
- a CDS encoding lytic transglycosylase domain-containing protein; translated protein: MKKGVTAALLAVGLLASTAAPGQTVSEPGDTRIVAAREALRKGDQRMLEQLAATTGPHVLDVYVRYWRLVNVLARPEPAPDAELDAFLHAEAGTVLAERLRADWLRRLAKDGDWARFVTLYPALRNPDYEMRCTAWTARLMTGDRSALEEVAQQWRTLDDAPAACDTPLRAAFESGSVSEDAVWQRARRQVDTRKPDDARITWRWLPAEAAPAAAQVEHALKSPGAWLDRLPANFSVTRGGRELVLAALTRVAREDSRGAYDRLLRLQDRLGSEERGHMMAVIAMHAALDQFPEALGLYRATAGVELTPLQRAWRVRAALRALDWKGVRDAIEALPDGEREAPEWTYWLGRAHAATGNRTEAETLFARIAGEPHFYGILAGEELGQPFSPPPSNGLLPAARLAEAESDPGLQRALALYRLDMRTEAIREWIWALRDRDEPFRLAAAHIALRNELYDRAINTAELANPRANFELRFLTPYRDLIEPQVRSQGLDLAWIYGLMRQESRFVVPARSSAGAQGLMQVMPATGKWVAGQIGLRNYSQSMLADPDTNVLLGTSYMRLILEGLDNHPVLASAGYNAGPGRARRWRDEKPLEGAIYAETIPFDETRDYVRKVMTNAVIYGAMLDRRPQSLKDRLGVVSPRPARE